The genomic stretch CGGTGCGCAGCGGCATCGCGAGCAGGAGTTCGGGCGCACCCGCCCGATCCGTGCCGGCAGACCCGGCAGAGGCAGCGGAGTCGGCGAAGTCCACCGCGAGGCCCAGTGTGGACGCGCCGGGAATGAGCAGATCGTTGCCGACGCTGGTGGTCCGCTGGGCGACGTCGACGGACAGGTTGCCCTTGTCGGTCCAGTACGGCGTGATCACCCTCGGGGGTGCGCCCGCCACCGCGGAGACACGGTGTGCGCCGGCCCGGGCCGTGCGGACCGAGCCCAGCCGGGCGTCCTTCCGCCAGCCGCAGGAGCCGATCCGGACGACGACGTCCCAGATGCCCCGCTCCAGCGGTGCACCGCCCGCCGCGGTGTCGGCGTCCAGCGTGGCCTCCGCGCGCAACTCCAGCGCGAACGTCGAGTCGCCCGCACCGGCTGCCGGCCGGTCCGCGGCGAAGGTCACCGGGAGGTAGTGCTCCGCGCCGTTGTCGCGGGATCGGAGGATGACGTCCACCTTGCTCTGCGCCAGTCGGTCGGTGGCGTCGAGCTCGGCCGCGGAGACCAGTTGGGCGGTCTCGGCGGACAGGGGCGGGTCGAGGATGTCGCGCCCGTCGGCGTGCCGGAAGGTCACCGGCGCGCGGCCGGCCCGCAGCTGCGAGGTCAGCGACATCCGCAGCGCTCCGTCGTGCCAGGCGAGGTCCTCCAGCTCCACGTGGTTGCGGATGCCGCTCTCCCATTGGGCCAGCCGCACCAGGTCGTCCAGCCGGCGCGCGCGGATCAGCGCCGCCACCACCCGCTGGCTGGGGGGCAGTCCGGCGGCCACGCCGGGCCCGAAGCGCTCACAGGTGTCGGCGATCTCGTCGAAGAGTTCGCGGCGGTAGTCGGCCGGAGCCGCCAGGAGCTTGTTGCCGCGCAGGCGCTCGACCATCTCCACCCGCAGCCAGCGGCGGTACAGGCTGTCCCGCAACCGTCCGGGCTCGGTGTTGGCCTCGACGACGTCCAGAGCCTCGTTGAGGTTGGCGAAGTAGGCGTGCGGGTCCAGCCGCTGGAAGCCCGCGTTGGAGGAGTCCTCGCGGCGTACGTGGTAGTAGCAGACGTAGTCGCTGAGCACCGAGATCGTCTCGGCGGCGAAGAACGCCGCGGTGACGAACACGTGGTCCTCCAGCCGCCGGCGGCCCTCGGGGAAGCGCAGGTTGTTCTTGTCGAGGAACGCCTTCCGGAACATCTTGTGCGGGGTCAGGCTGTCGACCAGCGGTGCCGTCGACAGGGTCGCCTTGGGGTACGTACGCCGGAACAGTTCCCGGGGGACCCCGCGCCCCTTGCCGGCCATCTTGCCGATCACCACGTCGGAGTCGTTCTCCCGGGCGAAGGCGTACAGGCGCTCGAGGGCCTCGTCGCCGAGCCAGTCGTCGTTGTCGACGAACTGGACGTACTCGCCCCGGGCCGCGTCGATGCCGACGTTGCGCGGCTTGCCCGGCCAGCCGGAGTTTTCCTGGTGGATCACCCGCATGTGTGGGTGCTCAGCGGCCAGTGCGTCCAGCCGGTCCGGGGTCTCGTCGGTCGACCCGTCGTCGACGAAGATCGCCTCGAACTCTTCCGCCGGCAGGCTCTGGCGCAGCAGCGACGCGATGCAGTCCTCGATGTAGCGCCCGGGATTGTAGACCGGAACGACCACGCTGACCTTGAGTTCCTCCGCCATCAGCCCCGTCCTCCGCCCCTCCCACGGGGCCTCGAATGCGTTGATCGTCACCTGTCGCTGCGCAGTGAGAGGGTAGCCGAGTGCGCTCGGCCGGGCGCCGGGCCGCGCCGAGCGAGTCGGCGTCGGCCGTCCGGCCGACGAGCAGCAGACGACAGGCGGACGGCGGGCGACCGGACGCCTGGCGCACCGGCCGTCTACCATCCCTGGAACCGTACCTACCGGACCTGGGAGCCGCCATCGACGGTTCCGGGCCGCCGGAAGCGGGCGGAGACCCCGCCCGGCTCCGGCAGATCCGGACGCGAAGGCGCACCGCGTGCGTCGACGGGTACGAAAAGTGACGACCAGAGGGGATGTGACCCGACCGTGGCCGACACGAGGCCCGAGACCACGCCGACGGCGCCGGCGACGCCGACGACAGGTGAACCACTGCGCTCGGTGGGAGTGGTGCTGGCCGGCGGCCAGGGCACCCGGGTGGGCCTTCGCCTCCCCAAGCAGCTACTCAAGGTGGCCGGCAAGCCGCTCCTCGAGCACACCCTGGAGGTGTTCGAGACCTCGCCGGACATCGACGAGATCGTCGTCCTGATGGCGCCGGGCTGGACCGAGGACGCCGAGAAGATCATCCAGAACGCCGGATTCCGCAAGGTCACCCGCGTCCTCGAAGGCGGCGAGACCCGCAACGACACCACCCGCCGGGCGCTGGAGGCGGTCGGGCCGGGCGAGGCCAAGGTGTTGTTCCACGACGCCGTACGCCCGCTGCTGGACCACCGCATCATCGCCGACTGCGTGCAGGCGCTGGACACCTTCTCGGCGGTCGACGTGGCGATCCCCTCCGCGGACACCATCGTGGTCGTCGACGACGGGCTCATCACCGACATTCCCAGCCGGGCGCGACTGCGGCGCGGGCAGACCCCGCAGGCGTTCCGGCTGTCCACGATCCGCCGCGCCTACGAGGTCGCCGCGGACGACCCGAACTTCGCCGCCACCGACGACTGCGCGGTGGTCCTGCGTTACCTCCCCGAGGTGCCCATCACGGTGGTGGAGGGCTCCGAGCGCAACATGAAGGTGACCTACCCGATCGACGTGTTCCTCGCCGACCAGCTCTTCCGGCTCGGTTCGCACACCCCGCCCAGCCCGGTGTCGACGGAGCAGGCCGGCCAGCTCCTGGCGGGCAAGACGCTGGTCGTCTTCGGTGGCAGCTACGGCATCGGCGCCGAGATCGGCGACGCCGCCCGCGAGTTCGGGGCCAGGGTCTTCAGCTTCAGCCGGTCCGCGACGGGCACCCACGTGGAGGACCCCGAGCACGTCCGTGCCGCGCTGGAGCAGGCGTACGCGGAGGCCGGCCGGATCGACTACGTCGCGGTGACGGCCGGAGTGCTGCACACCGTGCCGCTGGCCGAGGCCCCCGACGACCTCATCGCCCAGAGCCTGCAGGTCAACCTGCTGGGCCCGGTCTACGTCGCGCGGGCCGCGCACCGCTACCTCGCCGAGACCGGCGGCCACCTGTTGCTGTTCACGTCCAGCTCTTACACCCGGGGCCGGGCGGGCTACAGCCTCTACTCCTCGACCAAGGCCGCCGTGGTCAACCTCACCCAGGCACTGGCCGACGAGTGGGCCGCCGACGGGATCCAGGTCAACTGCGTCAATCCCGAACGCACCCAGACGCCGATGCGCACCCGTGCGTTCGGCGAGGAGCCGCCGGGCACGCTGCTGCCGGCGCGCGACGTGGGCCTGGCCTCCCTCGACGTGCTGTTGTCGGAGCAGACGGGCAACGTCGTCGACGTAAGGCGCGACCCCGCCCCGGCGCCGGTCACCACACCGCCCGGCGACCACGACCACGCCCGGGACATCTCGACCGCGCTGGAGCACGTGGAGGAACACGCCGCCGACGACGAGGTGGACACCGTGGAGTCGGTGGACGTCGACGACGTGGGCACGGAGAGCCGGGGGCAGAGCACGCACACGGGCGACGGGAACGACCGGCACCGCGGATGACCCCTCGTCTGGTTCAGGTCACCGAGCGGGCACCCGCGCCGGACACCGGACGCCTGGCGCTCGGCCTGGCCGGTGGTCTCGTCCTCGCGTACGCCGGACTGCTGGCGGCCGCGCTGGCGCCCACCGCGGCCGGCCTGCTGGTGACCGCGCTGGCGGTGGCCGCCCTGGAGGTGGCAGCCACGGTGCGGGCGCCGTTCGTCGGCTGGGCACTGGGCCGGATCGGCCTGGGTGCCCAGTGGCGCGGCCTGCTGCGCGCGGTGGCCGTGCTGGCGTTCCTGGTCCGTACCGACGCACCCCGGGGCTGGTTCGTGACCGCGCTGGCCGGGTTGCTCGCCCTGGCCGTCCTGCGGGCGGCCGGGGCCGGGCTCGCCGAGCTGGTGCACCGGGCCCGGAAGATGCCGGTGCTCAGCCGCGGGCTCGACCTGGGGAGGCTCCGGGTGCCCCGGGCGCTGCCGCCGGTACTGGGCCGGCATGCCGACACCACGCTGGGCTTTCCGGACGTCACCGTGTCGGCCGGCGCGGCGCTGGCCGTCCTCGCCGGCTCGGCGGGTCCGCTGGTGGCAGGTGTGGTGGTGGCCGCCGCCGTGGTGCTGGCCGGCGTTGCCGCGCTCGGCTACGCCGCGATGGCGATGCGCCGGCTGAGCCGGTCGAAACTGCGCGCGGCGGTGGACAAGGCGCTGGCGAAGGCCGCACCGGAGGTCGCGGTGCACTTCGGTTCCGCCCCGGACACGCTCTACCAGCTGGAGATGTGGGTCGAGACGCTCGAACGTCTGGACGTGTCGGTCCTGCTGATCCTGCGCGACCGGGAGACCTTCCGCCACCTCGGCCCGACCACCCTGCCGGTGCTGTGCGTGGAGCACGGCACGGTGTTGATGGAGCTTCCGCTGCCGCACCTTCGGGTGGCGATGTACGTCTCGCACGCGGTGAGCAACCTGCACCTGCTCCGCCGCCGCGGTGTGCGGCACGTGTTCGTCGGGCACGGCGACAGCGACAAGCCGGTGACCACCAATCCCTTCCTCAAGGCGTACGACGAGGTGTGGGTCTCGGGCCCGGCCGCGCGGAAGCGGTTCGCGGTCGCCGGGATCGGCGTCGACCCCGCCCGCGTGGTGGAGATCGGCCGGCCCCAGCTCGACGAGGTGGCCGGCGGCGGTGAGGTGCGCGCCGCGAGCCACCGGGTGCCCGGCCGGCTGACCGTGTTGTACGCACCGACCTGGGAGGGGTATGGCGACGAGCCGAACCAGACCTCGCTGGGTGCCGGCGGCCGGGAGCTTCTGGAGCGCCTGCTGGCCGAGGGGGACGTCCGGATCCTGTACCGCCCGCACCCGCTGGCCGGTACCCGCGACCCCGCGGTCGCCCGGGCGCACCGGGAGATCGTCGCGCTGCTGGGCGACCGCCGGGTGCGCCGGCCCGCGTCCCCTGCGCGGCTGGCCGTCGCGCGCGACGACCTGGACGTCGTGACGGCACCGGCCACCACCTCGCGGGTGGAGGAGGTCACCGCGCAGGCGGCCTGGGCCGGAGCCCAGCTCGCCGACCGGCCTGGGCCGCCGGCCCACCTGGTGGTCCCCGGACCCGACTTCAGCCTGTACGCCTGCTTCGCCGCGGCCGACGTCCTGGTGTGCGACGTGTCCAGCGTGATCACCGACTTCCTGGCCGGCGAGCGGCCGTACGCCGTCACCAACCCGGCCGGTCTCCCCGAGGAGGAGTTCGGCGTTCGGTACCCTTCCTGCCGCGGCGGCTACCTGCTCGGTGCCGACGGCGCTGGCCTGGACCGGCTGCTGGCGGCCGGGCGCGGGCAGGCCGACCCGGCCGCGACCGAACGCACGAACCTGCGCGCGGAGCTCCTCGGCCCGGCCGAGCCCCCGGCGCTGGAACGCATGCGAAAGGCGGTGGCCGGGACCTGACCACCGTCTCCGGCCGGCCGTCCGCCGGCTGACCAGCCGCCGACCATCCGCCGACCATCCGCCTACCGACCATCCGCCTACCGGCCAGCCGTCGTCCACGACCACCTGGGAGAACCGCCCGTGCTGCAGACGCTCGTCCGCCGAGGGCCGCTGATCGGCGTCCTCTTCGCACTCGTCGCGAGCTACGCCGCGCTGGTGGTGACCGCGGTCCTGGCCACCCCGATGATCTTCGCGCTCTTCCTGCTCGTCGCCGCGGTGATGGACATCGTGGTCGAACGCAGGTTCCGGCCGGTGGTGCTGTTGCTGCGCCGGGCGCAGTTCGGCATCTCCCACCGCGCGTTCGTGCAGATCTTCCTGCTGCTGCTCCTGATCGCGATCACCGACGCCAACCGCGACATGAGCCGCCCGGAGCTTCTGGTGGTCAGCCTGGTGGCGATGTTGGTGCCGATGGGCCGGATCGGCTATCTCGGACTGCTCACCCTGGTCCGCCGGCGCACCCAGCCGCCGGTGGAGGTGCGCAACATCGACCTGCCGGCGGAGCTGCGGCCGACGTCGCTGCCGGGGATCCTGGTGGACAACCTGACGTTCCGGCTGCTCACCCTGGGGCTCCTGCCGGTGCTCGCGGGGGCGGTCAGCGTCCGGCTCAGCGACTTCCGGCCGTTCGGCATCATGATGGTTCTCTACGTCGTGGTCGTCGGTGTGGCCAGCCTGCTGCTGCTGCGGCAACTGTTCGCGCTCGGCTCCAGGCCGGGACGCCAGGCGCTCCTGGACGGAGTGAGCGCCGCGCTTCGCGAGCAGTACCACCCCGAAGTCGTGCTGTACTTCAGTGGTTCGGCCAGCTCGCTCTACCAGGCCGAGATGTGGCTGCGGACGGTCGAGCGCATGCCGCACCAGGGCGTCGTCGTCGTACGCCAGCGGCACGCGATCCGCAACCTCGGCCGCACCACGCTGCCGATCGTGTGCATCCCGAACCAGGTCGACCTGATGAACTTCACGTTGTCGGACGCCCGGATCGCGTTGTTCGTCTCCAACGTCGGCAACAACATCCACCTGCTGCGCGAGCCGCGGGTCAAGCACGTGTTCATCGGCCACGGCGACAGCGACAAGGTCGCGAGCTTCAACCCGTTCAGCAAGGTGTACGACGAGATCTGGGTGGCCGGCCCGGCGGGCCGCGAACGCTACGCCCGCGCACAGGTCGGTGTCCGCGACGACGAGATCGTCGAGGTCGGACGCCCGCAGCTGGACGTGATCGAACGCCTGACGGGCACCCTGCCCCCGATCACCGCCGAGCGGCCGCTGACCGTTCTCTACCTCCCCACCTGGGAGGGCTGGACCGACGACGACTTCCAGACCTCGCTGACGGTCATGGGGCTGGAGCTCGTGAACCGGCTGCTGGCCTCGCCGGTGCCGGTCCGCCTCATCTACAAGCCGCACCCGCTGACCGGCACCCGCGACCCGCGGGCGGCCGAGGCCGACCGGCAGATCCAGGCGGCGATCGCGGCGGCGACCCGGGGGATGCCGCCGGTGCCGGAGCGGGCCGCCGCCGAGCTGGCCGAGCTGAAGGAACGCCTGGCCGGCGACGACGTGACCGTGGCGGAGGCCGAGCGCCTGACCGCGCGGTGGCACGAGGTGTTCTGGCCGGCGCAGGGCGCGCGGCACGTACTGGTCGAGGGGGCACTGCCGAACCTGTTCGACGTGTACAACCAGGCCGACGTCATGGTCGCCGACATCTCCAGCGTCGTGTCGGACTTCCTGGCCACGGGCAAGCCCTGCGTGGTCGCCAACCCCAAGGGCCTGTCCGAGGACGAGTTCCGGGCGGCGTTCCCGAGCGCGTACTCCTCCTACCTGCTGAACCCCGGGGCGGACATCAACGAGCTCGTGGACACGATCCTGACATCCGACCCGCAGGCGGAGGCCCGGGTGCAGGCGCGGGCCTACCTCCTCGGGCCCGACGAGCCGCCCGCGCAGCAACGCTGGAACGCCGCCGCGGACGCCCTGATGGCAGCGGCCGACCTGGAGTGGGACGGCCAGCACGGCGCCGGCCCGCAACTGGAGCAGGTCACCGCGTTCGTCGAGCCCAGCACGGCACCGGAGGCGATGGGGGAGAGCCAGGCCAGCTGAGCTGACGGCCCGGCTGGTCCGCCGGGCCGGTCGCGTCCGGCCCTGCATGCACAGGGCCGTGATAAGAGATCAAAAAGTAGTGGCCTGTACGCAACCCGTTGGCGTCTACCGCGGTTTGTCCTGGTGCGTGACCGGGAACCTCATCGTCACGTACGCCAGTGCCGCGGGGACCAAGCTGTACGGGGGTTTCAATGATCAAGGCCAGTGTCGTCGTGCCCGTCTACAACCCCGGACCGTACCTCCAGCACTGCGCAGAGTCGTTGCTGAACCAGAGCCTTCCTCCTGACGAGTACGAAATCGTCTTCGTCGACGACGGGTCCACCGACGACTCACCCCGGCACCTGGACGAGCTCGCGGCCACCCATCCGCGGGTGCGGGTACACCACCAGGAAAACTCCGGCTGGCCGGGCAAGCCGCGCAACGTCGGCGTCGAGCTCGCGCGCGGGGAGTACGTCCAGTTCGTGGACCAGGACGATGTACTCGCGCCGGAGGCCCTGGAGCGCATGTACGCCCTGGGATCGAGCAACGACGCCGACATCGTTCTCGGCAAGGTCGGCGGCACGATGACCGGCCCCAGCACCGTGTTCGCGCAGACCGTGCCGTCCTGCACCGTCGCGGACGCCCCGTTGATCGAGAGCCTCACGCCACACAAGATGTTCCGGCGTTCCTTCCTGATGGACAACGGCATCTGGTTCCCCGAGGGCAGGCGACGCCTGGAGGACCAGCTCTTCATGGCCCGCGCGTACACCCGTGCGAAGTCGGTCTCCATCGTCGGCGACTACGTCTGCTACTACTGGCTCCGGCGCGACGACGGCGGCAACAACAGCGGCAACGCCCTCAACCTGCGTGGCTACTACGCCAACGTCCGCGAGGTCATGGACGCCATCGAGGAGGGCACCGATCCCGGCGAGGTGCGCGACCGGCTCCTCCGCCGGCTCCTGCGGGTGGAGATGATGTCCCGGCTGCGGGAGCCGAGACTGGTCCGTTACTCCGAGGGTTACCGCAACGCCGGTTATCGGGAAGTACGCAAGCTCACCCTGGAACGCTTCGGGTCCGGCCCCGGCGGTGTGGTCGACGGCCTGGCACCGGTCATGCGGCTGCGCGTGACTCTGCTCCAGCGCGACCGGCTCGACGGGCTGATGGAGCTCGCGCGACGGTGCGAGAAGGTACGAGCCGAGGCCGAGGTGGAGGAGGTGACCTGGCGCGCCGGTGCGTTGCGGGTCGGCGTGCGCGCGCGGCTCCTTCACCCCGACGGGCGCCCTGTCGTGGTCACCGAACGCGCCGGCAGGTACTACCTCGACGACGAGTTGGCGGCCGGGCTGCCCACTCTCGCCGAGGGCTGGGACGTCGGTGACCCGTGCGAGCACGTGCAGGGTGACCTGCGAGTGCACCACCGGGACTCCGACACGTGGTGGTTCGCCCCCGAGCCCCTGCACGGTTCGCTGGAGCGGGTGGTGCACGACGGTACGCAGGTGCACCACCAGGTGGTCGCCTCGGGCGTGTTCACCCTGGACCCCGACCGGCTGGCGGGGGGCGGCCCGCTGGCCGGCGGCCGCCACGACCTCTGGCTGTCGGCACAGATTCTCGGTCTCGGGCGATCGCTCCGGATCACACTGGACGGCAGCTCGCGCTGGAAGCAGGCGATGGTGCCCGCGGTGGTCGGCGACCCGGCCAGGATCGTCGTACCGCAGCGCACCCTTCCGGACGGACAGCTGGCCCTCGAGGTGGACGCCCGCGGCCAGGCGCTCGCGAGCGCGGTGGCGTCGCTCGGCGTGGGTCCGCTGCACGTCAGTGAGGGTGGTACGCACCTGCAGCTGTCGCTGCCGGTACGCACCGGCCCGGGCGCGGGAGCCCACCAGGCGGAGGTGGTGATCGGCCGTGCCGGCGCTTCGCACACGTTGCCGGGCCGGATCCAGCCCGCCGGCACCACGGTGCTGGCGCTGGAGCACGTACCCGCGCTGCCGGCAGGACGGCACCCGATCGCCCTGCGTACCAACGGCACAGGAGAGCGGCCGGCCGTCCCGATCGGCACGGCGGTCGTCCGCGGGGGGCGCATCGTGGCCGTCCGCGCTGTCCGTCACAACGCCCCGTTGCGGCGGCTGCCGGCCCGGCTGGCATCGGACCGGCAGCTGCGCCGCCGGGTGCACCAGCTGGTGCGAAAACTGCCCGACGAGCAGGCGGACCTGGTGAGGAAGGTTCTCCGCGAAGTGGCTCGCTGGTCACGCTCGAGGTGAGGTCGCAGGCTTTCCCCCTTCCCCGACGCCTGTTCCTGGATCTGTCCCTAGCTCTGTCCCGAGACCTTTCGGCCGAACCGAGGACAGGCGGCAGACGCTCGTCACGATCCCCTCACGATCTACCACGTTCGGTGATGACGACTCACTGGACGGGCACTTCGAGGAGGGGAACCCGATGCGCACAGCCAGGAGGCTCCCCATCGTGGCGATGGGGGCACTGCTCGGGCTGGACCTGGTCGGCACCGCGCAGGCGTCGATCCGCGTCTCCCCGCAGGCGAGGGAGAACACCCTGTCCGCGATGCAGGGGGAGGCGTTCGCGTACTCCTCCTACAGCGCGTACGCACAGCAGGCGGCGCGGACCGGCCGAGGGTCGGTGGGCCCACGACCGCCGCTGGTCCGGGCGGGGGCGACAGTCATACTGGGCCGGTGCGACTGACGGAATTCTGGCGACGAATGGAACACCACCTCGGTGCGGGCTATGCGCGCTCGTGGGCGCGCGACCAGGTCCTGGCCGAGCTGGGCGGTCGCACTCCCCAGCAGGCCCTCGACGCCGGTGTCGACGCCAAGACCGTCTGGCGCGCGGTGTGGCAGGCCCTCGAGCTTCCGCCTTCGGAGCGCTGATCTTCTTTCCGGGGCCGAGCAGGGCAACGAGACCGGTCGGATCCGCTCGGCCCGGCGTGGCGTACCTCTTCGAACGCGTGTTCGCCATATCGTCGTAGAGTGTCATTGGTGGGCCGCACTCGCCGGTGGCGAGTTGTCCACAATGCGGCTCACGGCCGTGGCGTCCACAGGTTTCACCGCCCGGATCCAGGTATGTCGGTGGTCACCTCTAACGTCTCGGATGTGATGAACGAAAAGACCACGCAGAAGAAGTCCCGGGGCTCACGGCGAGCCCCCGATCCGACCGGGATGGCGAGCATGGCAGGTCAAGACCGCGACAAGTCGCTGGACACCGCGATAGCGCAGATCGAGCGGCAGTTCGGCAAGGGCGCCGTGATGCGCCTGGGCCAGGAGGGCCGCGCTCCGATCGAGGTGATCCCGACCGGGGCCATCGCCCTCGACGTGGCGCTCGGGATCGGTGGCCTGCCCCGTGGGCGGGTCGT from Actinopolymorpha sp. NPDC004070 encodes the following:
- a CDS encoding glycosyltransferase, with product MAEELKVSVVVPVYNPGRYIEDCIASLLRQSLPAEEFEAIFVDDGSTDETPDRLDALAAEHPHMRVIHQENSGWPGKPRNVGIDAARGEYVQFVDNDDWLGDEALERLYAFARENDSDVVIGKMAGKGRGVPRELFRRTYPKATLSTAPLVDSLTPHKMFRKAFLDKNNLRFPEGRRRLEDHVFVTAAFFAAETISVLSDYVCYYHVRREDSSNAGFQRLDPHAYFANLNEALDVVEANTEPGRLRDSLYRRWLRVEMVERLRGNKLLAAPADYRRELFDEIADTCERFGPGVAAGLPPSQRVVAALIRARRLDDLVRLAQWESGIRNHVELEDLAWHDGALRMSLTSQLRAGRAPVTFRHADGRDILDPPLSAETAQLVSAAELDATDRLAQSKVDVILRSRDNGAEHYLPVTFAADRPAAGAGDSTFALELRAEATLDADTAAGGAPLERGIWDVVVRIGSCGWRKDARLGSVRTARAGAHRVSAVAGAPPRVITPYWTDKGNLSVDVAQRTTSVGNDLLIPGASTLGLAVDFADSAASAGSAGTDRAGAPELLLAMPLRTVVANDIDVAAVQLLHEGSGVAVQVPGRLTPYVHDGMGCSRLSAQFSRDALSAGRWSVRVRLVAAEQGTFVPLPVTVTVPAGAGLPALNEFSRRSGANGQAPFRDSEDGAGSAQGLRPELLAWLRTGGRLGRRAARQLGRRAGRVVAARIRRVRPGGR
- the ispD gene encoding 2-C-methyl-D-erythritol 4-phosphate cytidylyltransferase; this encodes MADTRPETTPTAPATPTTGEPLRSVGVVLAGGQGTRVGLRLPKQLLKVAGKPLLEHTLEVFETSPDIDEIVVLMAPGWTEDAEKIIQNAGFRKVTRVLEGGETRNDTTRRALEAVGPGEAKVLFHDAVRPLLDHRIIADCVQALDTFSAVDVAIPSADTIVVVDDGLITDIPSRARLRRGQTPQAFRLSTIRRAYEVAADDPNFAATDDCAVVLRYLPEVPITVVEGSERNMKVTYPIDVFLADQLFRLGSHTPPSPVSTEQAGQLLAGKTLVVFGGSYGIGAEIGDAAREFGARVFSFSRSATGTHVEDPEHVRAALEQAYAEAGRIDYVAVTAGVLHTVPLAEAPDDLIAQSLQVNLLGPVYVARAAHRYLAETGGHLLLFTSSSYTRGRAGYSLYSSTKAAVVNLTQALADEWAADGIQVNCVNPERTQTPMRTRAFGEEPPGTLLPARDVGLASLDVLLSEQTGNVVDVRRDPAPAPVTTPPGDHDHARDISTALEHVEEHAADDEVDTVESVDVDDVGTESRGQSTHTGDGNDRHRG
- a CDS encoding glycosyltransferase family A protein, with the protein product MIKASVVVPVYNPGPYLQHCAESLLNQSLPPDEYEIVFVDDGSTDDSPRHLDELAATHPRVRVHHQENSGWPGKPRNVGVELARGEYVQFVDQDDVLAPEALERMYALGSSNDADIVLGKVGGTMTGPSTVFAQTVPSCTVADAPLIESLTPHKMFRRSFLMDNGIWFPEGRRRLEDQLFMARAYTRAKSVSIVGDYVCYYWLRRDDGGNNSGNALNLRGYYANVREVMDAIEEGTDPGEVRDRLLRRLLRVEMMSRLREPRLVRYSEGYRNAGYREVRKLTLERFGSGPGGVVDGLAPVMRLRVTLLQRDRLDGLMELARRCEKVRAEAEVEEVTWRAGALRVGVRARLLHPDGRPVVVTERAGRYYLDDELAAGLPTLAEGWDVGDPCEHVQGDLRVHHRDSDTWWFAPEPLHGSLERVVHDGTQVHHQVVASGVFTLDPDRLAGGGPLAGGRHDLWLSAQILGLGRSLRITLDGSSRWKQAMVPAVVGDPARIVVPQRTLPDGQLALEVDARGQALASAVASLGVGPLHVSEGGTHLQLSLPVRTGPGAGAHQAEVVIGRAGASHTLPGRIQPAGTTVLALEHVPALPAGRHPIALRTNGTGERPAVPIGTAVVRGGRIVAVRAVRHNAPLRRLPARLASDRQLRRRVHQLVRKLPDEQADLVRKVLREVARWSRSR
- a CDS encoding DUF3046 domain-containing protein produces the protein MRLTEFWRRMEHHLGAGYARSWARDQVLAELGGRTPQQALDAGVDAKTVWRAVWQALELPPSER